Within Hydrogenophaga sp. PAMC20947, the genomic segment TGACGTAGCGCAAACCTGCGTCCAGGTACCGTTCAATCGTGTCCAGATCGCGGATGCCACCGCCCAGCTGCACATCGACCTCGGAACCCACTTCCTTCAGAATGGCACGGATCGCCTGCTCGTTCTTGGGTTTACCGGCAAACGCCCCATTCAAATCCACCAGGTGCACGCGTCGCGCACCTTTATCTACCCAAATTCGCGCCATGGCGGCCGGGTCTTCGCCGAACACGGTGGATTGGTCCATATCGCCTTGCTTGAGGCGAACGCACTGGCCGTCTTTGAGATCGATGGCGGGAATGAGCAACATGATGGTGGTGTCTTTCGACGGTTGATATCAGGGGTTCCAGTGAAGGAAGTTACGGTAGAGCGCCAAGCCCTGGTCAGCACTCTTCTCAGGATGAAACTGGGTGGCAAAAATATTGTCGCGAGCGATAGCCGCTGCAAAGCGTCCGCCAAAGTCCGCCTCGCCCACCGCATGACGGGGATCGACGGGCCGGGCGTAATAGCTGTGGACAAAATAGTAGTAGGCGCCATCGGCAATGCCGTTCCACAGAGGGTGCGCAGGGCCTCTTCCGAGGTCGTGAAACACGGCGTTCCAACCCATTTGCGGCACTTTGAAACGGCTGCCATCGGCCTGCAGCCGGCCTTCCAGCTGGAACCGGATCACCTCGCCCGGGATCAGCCCCAGCCCTTTTGAGGGACCCTCTTCACTGCTATCCAGCAACATTTGCATGCCCACGCAAACGCCAAACAGGGGTTTGTTGGCCGCTGCGTGCAACACAGCCTCCAGCAAGCCCGAATCGGCCAGGCCCCGGGTGCAATCGCCCATGTGGCCCTGACCAGGCAGGACGATGCGCTCAGCGCGGAACACGGCGTCAGGATCGCTGGTGACTTCGACGGACAGGCCGCTGCCGGCGGCCACGTGAGCCACGGCTTGCGACACCGAGCGCAAATTGCCACTGCCGTAGTCCACCACGGCGACTGTCTTGGTATTCATCAGAGCGAACAATCAGCAGTGGGAACTCAGAGCGAGCCTTTGGTGGAGGGAATCAGATCACCCATACGCGGATCGCGCTCCAGCGCCATGCGCAAAGCCCGGGCGAAGGCCTTGAAGACGGTTTCTGCCTGATGGTGAGCATTCTCGCCGTGCAGGTTGTCGATGTGCAGGGTCACGCCGGCGTGGTTCACAAAGCCCTGAAAGAATTCGAAAGCGAGTTGGGTGTCGAACTGGCCAACCATGCCGCTTTTGAAAGGCACGCGCATGTGCAATCCGGGTCGACCGGAGAAATCGATCACCACCCGGGACAAGGCTTCGTCCAGTGGTACGTAGGCGTGACCGTAGCGTCGGATGCCTTTTTTGTCGCCCACCGCTTTTGCAAAGGCCTGCCCCAGCGCAATGCCCACGTCTTCAACCGTGTGGTGGCCATCGATGTGCAGATCGCCCTTGGCCTGGATATCGAGGTCGATGAGGCCGTGGCGAGCGATCTGATCGAGCATGTGGTCAAAAAACCCGATGCCGGTAGACAGGTTGGCAACGCCCGTGCCGTCCAGATTGACGCGCACGCCGATCTGGGTTTCCGAGGTGTCGCGCTGGACTTGGGCCACGCGGTCGATCGCGGCCGGGGAAGAAGCTGGGGACGGGGAAGTCATAGGGTTTTCTGCAGGGCTTGAATCAGTAACGCGTTTTCTGCGGGTGTGCCCACCGTCAAACGCAGGCATTCGCCCAGCAGTGGGTGCATTTTAGAAACATTCTTGACCAGAATGCCGTCGGCTTTAAGGGCATCGAAGCACCGTTGTGCATCCGGCACACGTATCAGCACCATGTTGGCATCGCTGGCGAAGACCGTCACGCCGGGATTGTTCATCAGCGCGTCCGTCAACACGGCGCGCTGCTCTCGAATCTGGGCGGCCTGTTGGGCAAACACGCCGGCATGCTCCAAAGCAAACAAAGCGCACTCGGCATTGAGCACACTGACGTTGTAGGGTGGGCGCAGCTTGTCCACTTCCTGTACCAATGCGGCCGGCCCGACCAGGTAGCCCAGACGCACTCCAGCCAGACCAAACTTGGACAACGTGCGCATCAGCAACACATGGGCATTGGCGGCCGGATGGGCACGAATTTCATCGAGCCAGCTGTGGCTTGAGAACGGCTGGTAAGCCTCATCCATCACCACCAAGCCTCCGAAGGTGGCTGCCTCCTGGATCAGCCGACGGATCACGGCGGCATCCCAAAGATTGGCGGTGGGGTTGTTGGGGTAGGCGATGTAGGTGATGGCGGGTTGATGTTGGTGCATGGTGGCCAACATGGCGGCCTCATCCAGCTCAAACTCGGCCGTCAGTGGAACGCCGTGAAAAGCCAGACCCTGCAGTTGTGCGGCCACGGCATACATGACAAAGCCGGGCATAGGCGCCAAGATGGAGGCACCCGGCACATCACAGGCCATGGCCAGCAGGGAAATCAACTCGTCAGAGCCGTTTCCCACCATCAGGGCATACCCTTCTGGCAGGTTCACATAGGCGGCCAAGGCCTTTTTCAAGTCTTCGACTCGGGCACCTGGGTAGCGGTTGATCGCAACCGCGCCCAAACGTGCGCCCAATTCAGCCTGAAGCGCAGATGACAAGGTGAAGGGGTTCTCCATCGCGTCGAGCTTGACCATCCCCTCCGCGTTCTGAATCGCGTAGGCGTGCATGGACTGGACGTCTTGGCGGATGAATCTCGTGGGGCTGTTCAACATTTATTTTTCACCTCGCATGGCAGGGACTTCGTTCAATCGCAGTTCGGCGGCCCGGGCGTGGGCTTGCAGACCTTCTCCGTAGGCGAGCTCAGCGGCGATGAGCCCCAAGGTCTGAGCCCCTGCGGCACTGACTTCGATCAGGCTGCTGCGCTTCTGAAAATCGTACACCCCCAAGGGCGACGAAAACCGCGCCGTGCCGCTGGTGGGCAAGACATGGTTGGGGCCTGCGCAGTAGTCACCCAGACTTTCACTGGTGTAAGCGCCCAGAAAAATAGCCCCCGCGTGTTTGAGCAACGGCTCCCACCGGTGCGGTTCGGCACTGGAAACCTCCAGATGCTCGGGCGCAATACGGTTGCTGAGGGCGCAAGCCTCGGCCATGTCACGGGTGTGGATCAGCGCCCCGCGATCGTTGAGGCTTTTGGCGATGATGGCCGCACGAGGCATTGCAGGGAGGAGTCGGTCCATCTCGGCTTGTACGGCGTCCAGGTAGGCCTCATCGGGGCACAACAGGATGCTTTGCGCCAGTTCGTCGTGTTCGGCCTGGCTGAACAAATCCATGGCCACCCATTCGGCGGGCGTGCTGCCATCGGCCAGGACCAGAATTTCGCTCGGACCCGCAATCATGTCGATACCAACCGTGCCAAACACGCGTTTTTTGGCGCTGGCCACATAGGCATTGCCAGGGCCTGTGATCTTGTCTACTTTGGGAACCGTCACCGTGCCGAATGCCAAGGCGGCCACCGCCTGGGCGCCGCCGATGGTGAACGCCCGCGACACGCCTGCCACGTACGCTGCCGCAAGCACCAGCATGTTCTTCTCGCCGCGCGGGGTGGGC encodes:
- the hisH gene encoding imidazole glycerol phosphate synthase subunit HisH; translated protein: MNTKTVAVVDYGSGNLRSVSQAVAHVAAGSGLSVEVTSDPDAVFRAERIVLPGQGHMGDCTRGLADSGLLEAVLHAAANKPLFGVCVGMQMLLDSSEEGPSKGLGLIPGEVIRFQLEGRLQADGSRFKVPQMGWNAVFHDLGRGPAHPLWNGIADGAYYYFVHSYYARPVDPRHAVGEADFGGRFAAAIARDNIFATQFHPEKSADQGLALYRNFLHWNP
- the hisB gene encoding imidazoleglycerol-phosphate dehydratase HisB, with the translated sequence MTSPSPASSPAAIDRVAQVQRDTSETQIGVRVNLDGTGVANLSTGIGFFDHMLDQIARHGLIDLDIQAKGDLHIDGHHTVEDVGIALGQAFAKAVGDKKGIRRYGHAYVPLDEALSRVVIDFSGRPGLHMRVPFKSGMVGQFDTQLAFEFFQGFVNHAGVTLHIDNLHGENAHHQAETVFKAFARALRMALERDPRMGDLIPSTKGSL
- the hisC gene encoding histidinol-phosphate transaminase, with the translated sequence MLNSPTRFIRQDVQSMHAYAIQNAEGMVKLDAMENPFTLSSALQAELGARLGAVAINRYPGARVEDLKKALAAYVNLPEGYALMVGNGSDELISLLAMACDVPGASILAPMPGFVMYAVAAQLQGLAFHGVPLTAEFELDEAAMLATMHQHQPAITYIAYPNNPTANLWDAAVIRRLIQEAATFGGLVVMDEAYQPFSSHSWLDEIRAHPAANAHVLLMRTLSKFGLAGVRLGYLVGPAALVQEVDKLRPPYNVSVLNAECALFALEHAGVFAQQAAQIREQRAVLTDALMNNPGVTVFASDANMVLIRVPDAQRCFDALKADGILVKNVSKMHPLLGECLRLTVGTPAENALLIQALQKTL
- the hisD gene encoding histidinol dehydrogenase, producing MSLSAKPLRLSTVAPDFEEQFSAKLHWSAEVDGAIEQRVADILVDVQQRGDAAVLEYTARFDSLVRDGVEALELTQAELKAAFEGLPPAQRNALVAAASRVRSYHEAQKKASGESWSYRDEDGTLLGQKVTPLDRVGIYVPGGKAAYPSSVLMNAIPAHVAGVPEIIMVVPTPRGEKNMLVLAAAYVAGVSRAFTIGGAQAVAALAFGTVTVPKVDKITGPGNAYVASAKKRVFGTVGIDMIAGPSEILVLADGSTPAEWVAMDLFSQAEHDELAQSILLCPDEAYLDAVQAEMDRLLPAMPRAAIIAKSLNDRGALIHTRDMAEACALSNRIAPEHLEVSSAEPHRWEPLLKHAGAIFLGAYTSESLGDYCAGPNHVLPTSGTARFSSPLGVYDFQKRSSLIEVSAAGAQTLGLIAAELAYGEGLQAHARAAELRLNEVPAMRGEK